One Denticeps clupeoides chromosome 10, fDenClu1.1, whole genome shotgun sequence genomic window carries:
- the LOC114797898 gene encoding espin-like protein has translation MTEDDLIRIEKQIENLQVMHKVTEVERELEQLERELHQLLPVSAALNSEHFSVNPKQVHGQAEDLPAWCSKISTLLKSMAILLATLGGKEIDILDLVAPGYTHDDAKNMIKAGQAINGNIGRSQSFSTREEVEKEIKQCGVSVKNLKANYELQNQSKCADDSLNRVYKRKRSLPVVSECGFQSEPILEDDLLFLPSDVQSPVSNTECSDLGSTLPLVDEPLITPTHVPVTYTPTEGASPLAQVNGNGHSANLTLNPDQMTRSLEVQTDLSYVQECIEMRKERIVFLFLEHWRKYTMSESYRPKYAGRSGNLGGGQDLTLSDIDGDLQSDDDRLLYFMKQRQVVGNLLGHWRNIMSQVPTRQIRRLSRAQMIYWPEHFLPHINGGPVDYNNLTLDLFMLGYFQLLEMNMSRSERKFRHLLCYEMFDRLGSHSWELIRSFHREVMESIEHGARDWSDGFEDIKVKYFGDSSEGGGLLSASEVVLVPELLKQQGHEQTVTPQSQSIAGPSEDTVQTPVQDAPKTRKESIVQDSAQSSTLVSTQDVAANNVTTVEEHIKEVSHQAEGQNPVQENSVPNGEQIHNDAQNTLINGTHDPGNTSSPQPPEDITPVQAQASVQLVVEGQPAPPSESALVATEPNEDSIQLIYELKEFSNEEIIRYIDRSFAFWKEKEAELFDI, from the coding sequence ATGACGGAGGATGACCTCATCCGCATTGAGAAGCAGATTGAGAACCTGCAAGTCATGCACAAAGTgacagaggtggagagagaacTAGAGCAGCTGGAGCGTGAACTACATCAGCTGCTGCCGGTGTCTGCAGCCCTTAACAGCGAGCACTTTTCAGTCAACCCGAAACAGGTCCATGGGCAGGCCGAGGACTTACCGGCCTGGTGCAGCAAGATCTCCACTCTGCTCAAAAGCATGGCGATTCTGCTGGCCACTCTTGGAGGGAAGGAGATAGACATTCTGGATCTGGTTGCTCCAGGATACACTCATGACGATGCAAAGAACATGATAAAGGCTGGACAGGCCATCAATGGCAACATTGGGAGATCGCAATCATTCTCCACGAGAGAGGAGGTTGAGAAGGAAATAAAGCAGTGTGGTGTTTCTGTGAAGAACCTCAAAGCCAACTATGAGCTGCAGAACCAGTCCAAATGTGCGGATGATAGCCTGAATCGTGTGTACAAGCGCAAGAGGTCTCTCCCGGTGGTGAGTGAATGTGGTTTCCAGTCAGAACCCATCCTGGAAGATGACCTGCTCTTCTTACCATCTGACGTCCAATCTCCTGTCAGCAATACCGAGTGCTCAGACCTTGGGTCAACCCTGCCTTTAGTGGATGAGCCTCTTATTACCCCCACTCATGTCCCTGTCACATACACACCTACTGAAGGTGCATCACCATTGGCACAAGTCAATGGCAATGGTCATTCAGCTAATCTGACATTAAACCCAGATCAGATGACGCGGAGTCTAGAGGTGCAGACAGATCTGAGTTATGTCCAAGAGTGCATCGAGATGCGAAAGGAACGGattgtcttcctcttcctcgaGCACTGGAGGAAGTACACAATGTCAGAATCCTACAGGCCTAAGTATGCTGGTCGATCAGGGAATCTGGGAGGTGGCCAAGACCTAACTCTGTCTGACATAGATGGAGACTTACAGAGTGACGATGACCGGCTTCTGTACTTCATGAAACAGAGGCAGGTGGTGGGCAACCTTCTGGGCCACTGGAGGAACATCATGAGCCAAGTCCCCACTCGCCAAATTCGCCGTCTCAGTCGTGCTCAAATGATCTACTGGCCAGAACACTTCCTGCCCCATATCAATGGTGGCCCAGTGGACTATAACAACCTCACTCTTGACCTCTTCATGCTAGGCTACTTCCAACTGCTTGAGATGAACATGTCTCGTAGCGAGAGAAAGTTCCGCCACCTGCTGTGCTATGAGATGTTCGATCGCCTCGGAAGCCACAGTTGGGAGCTGATACGCAGCTTCCATCGTGAGGTCATGGAAAGCATTGAGCATGGGGCACGAGACTGGTCAGATGGCTTTGAGGACATAAAGGTGAAGTATTTTGGAGATTCATCAGAAGGTGGAGGCTTGCTGAGTGCTTCTGAAGTTGTGTTGGTCCCTGAACTGCTAAAACAGCAGGGTCATGAACAGACAGTTACACCACAATCTCAGTCCATTGCTGGACCGAGTGAGGACACTGTCCAGACCCCTGTGCAAGATGCCCCGAAGACCAGGAAAGAGAGCATAGTGCAGGACTCTGCTCAAAGTTCAACACTGGTTTCTACTCAGGACGTAGCGGCAAATAATGTGACCACGGTAGAAGAACACATTAAGGAAGTCTCTCACCAGGCTGAAGGGCAGAATCCTGTACAAGAGAACTCTGTACCAAACGGCGAACAAATCCATAACGACGCTCAGAACACCTTGATCAATGGGACACATGACCCAGGGAATACCAGCTCTCCACAGCCACCTGAGGACATAACCCCGGTTCAGGCCCAGGCGTCTGTGCAACTAGTGGTGGAGGGTCAACCCGCACCGCCAAGTGAATCAGCGCTTGTAGCGACTGAGCCAAACGAAGACTCGATCCAGCTCATCTACGAGCTCAAGGAGTTCAGCAATGAAGAGATCATCAGATACATAGACCGCAGCTTTGCCTTCTGGAAGGAAAAGGAGGCTGAGCTGTTTGATATTTGA